The following proteins are co-located in the Mauremys reevesii isolate NIE-2019 linkage group 23, ASM1616193v1, whole genome shotgun sequence genome:
- the DNAJC8 gene encoding dnaJ homolog subfamily C member 8 has protein sequence MAAPGERGAGGTAEEAFLTFYSEVKQIEKRDSVLTPKNQIERLTRPGSSYFNLNPFEVLQMDPDVTDEEIKKRFRQLSILVHPDKNQDDAERAQKAFEAVDKAYKLLLDQEQKKRALDVIQAGKEYVEHTVKEKKKLLKKEGKPTNVEEDDPEVFKQAVYKQTMKLFAELEIKRKEREAKEMHERKRQREEEIEAQEKAKREREWQKNFEESRDGRVDSWRNFQANTKGKKEKKNRTFLRPPKVKMEQRE, from the exons ATGGCGGCTCCGGGGgagcgcggggccgggggcaCCGCCGAGGAGGCGTTTCTCACCTTCTACAGCGAG GTGAAGCAGATCGAGAAGCGTGACTCTGTTTTAACGCCAAAAAACCAGATTGAGAGACTGACCCGACCTGGATCCTCCTATTTCAACTTGAATCCATTTGAA GTACTACAGATGGATCCTGATGTCACAGATGAAGAAATAAAGAAGAGATTCCGGCAG TTATCCATATTGGTACATCCTGACAAAAATCAAGATGATGCTGAAAGAGCCCAGAAGGCCTTTGAAG ctgtggacaaagcataCAAGTTGCTACTGGACCAGGAGCAAAAGAAGAGGGCCTTGGATGTGATACAGGCAGGGAAAGAATATGTGGAACATACT gtgaaagaaaaaaagaagttgTTAAAGAAGGAAGGAAAGCCAACCAACGTAGAGGAGGATGATCCAGAAGTA TTCAAACAGGCTGTGTACAAACAAACAATGAAGCTCTTTGCTGaactggaaattaaaaggaaagagagagaagctaaaGAGATGCATGAAAG GAAGCGACAGAGAGAGGAGGAAATCGAGGCTCAAGAGAAAGCCAAGCGAGAGCGAGAATGGCAGAAGAACTTTGAG GAGAGTCGGGATGGCCGTGTGGACAGCTGGAGAAACTTCCAGGCAAAtacaaaagggaagaaagaaaaaaaaaacaggacctTCCTGAGACCTCCCAAAGTAAAAATGGAGCAGCGCGAATAA